gtggtgaacttgaaactcgtttttaattccactttacaggatctttaattccTGTTTTTTGTGATTTGTTTTTCAGCTTTTTGGAGAGAATTGACTCTGTGGGACACAACGACTACACACCTACAGATCAGGTATGACATCACcttatacagaacacacaccagtTGTAGCCAAGCACAGCCATGCTGGCTTCTTTGTGAGAAACTGAAGCCATAAATAGAACGGTATATTTGTTTAGATGTAACTTGACATTTAACCTCTGACCTGCTGTAACCTTAGGACCTTCTGCGGTGTCGAGTCCTAACCTCAGGGATCTTTGAGACCAGATTCCAGGTGGACAAAGTCAACTTCCAGTAagtccagggagtcaggtggctgagcagttagggaatcgggctaggaatctgaaggttgccagtttgattcccggccgtgcaaaatgacgttgtgtccttgggcaaggcacatcaccctacttgcctcaggggaactttcctgtacttactgtaggtcgctctggataagagcgtctgctaaatgtaaatgttcatctCCGCAGGGGAGCTTATATGTTCCTTGCACTGTGGATACAAAAAAATACTGTTTCTTGACTACAATTATacgcttctgatccttgatcttgtgCTGTACTTTCTCTATGCACAATTTGTACATCACTTTGGAAACAAGCATCTGTTAAATGTATCAAATTTAAatgtcccctctccacccccaccattattacagtaacagtactccCCCTGGTGCTCAGACAGGGTAAAGATAAATCTCAGGTTTAACTTGAGTGAGAGACTGATGTGTTATAATACTAACCaagctgtctctccttctctctgtctatttgtctttcacttatctatctctctgtctcctgtttacctgtctgtctgtctcctgtgtgtctttctcccAGCATGTTTGATGTGGGCGGTCAGAGGGACGAGAGAAGGAAATGGATCCAATGCTTTAATGGTGAGATCTGAGATGGTATGATGATAAAgttgatgatgaggatggtgaaaCCAATATAGGGATTATAAAGCagccccatgtgtgtgtgtttgtgcgtgctctTAGATGTGACAGCCATTATCTTTGTGGCTGCGAGCAGCAGTTATAACATGGTGATCAGGGAAGACAACAGCACCAACCGCCTTAGAGAGTCTCTGGACCTTTTTAAGAGCATCTGGAACAACAGGTCAGTCTCCAAACAGTACACATCTATACAAACAGTACACATCTATACATCCACTCAATGTCTAGGCTGTATGCTTATCTTCAACAtcttctccttccttttctccaacctcatcttctcctccagaTTTCTTCGGACCATCTCAATAATCCTGTTCCTCAACAAGCAGGACATGCTGGCCGACAAGATTCTGGCTGGCAAGTCTAAACTAGAGGACTATTTTCCTGAGTACACCAGCTACACTCTACCAGCAGATGGTAAGTTACATTAGCACACCAGCTACCAGGGCTGCGACCTGTTACTTTTGATAGCTGCATTCTTTGCCACTTTGATGAGGACTTAGAGGGCGGTATATGTCCACATTCAGTCAGTCGGACAAACTGCAGTAGTGAGTTACCTCTCGTCTGTTGGTGAGGAGTTGTCACATGCCGCACACTGGTCATGAGTGGATTTCATGGTCCTGTGTCTTGGTTATAGTTTTGATCCCTTGTCCCTAGCTGTTCCTGATGCAGGAGAGGACCCCAAAGTGACCCGAGCCAAGTTCTTTATCAGAGATGAGTTCCTGGTATGACCTTCCTGCAACCTACATTCAGCTACAGTCACTAAATCACTTTACACAGGACAATCTTTTGATTCTAAACTGAGTGTATCTgcctgcctttgtgtgtgtttctctcctacAGAGGATTAGCACAGCCAGTGGTGATGGGAAGCATTACTGTTACCCCCACTTCACCTGCGCTGTGGACACAGAAAACATCCGCCGGGTCTTCAATGATTGTCGGGACATTATCCAGAGAATGCACCTCCGCCAATATGAACTTTTGTGATCGGTGCAGCCTGATTGGAGCCCAGCCAGTCCCTGCACTCCAACCCGTACCCACAGCCCCTAGAAGAAGCAGACTACTACTAAGAGAGACCATGCTGACATTGTTGATGTTGATTTATTTATGGCTGTGATGTTTCCCCAGTGCCTCTCTGTTCTTCTACTtcatctgctctctccttcctcttccttctcctgttGCTTGCTGCTGTTCCTCTGGTGGCTCAGCACCAGCACGctcagttggtgtgtgtgagttgtgattgtgtgtgtgtgtgtgtgtgtgtgtgtgtgtgtgtgtgtgtgtgtgtgtgtgtgtgtgagagttgtgattgcgtgtgtgtgctgtgattgagtgtgtgaggcatgattgtgggtgtgtgtgctgtgagtttGATGTGTCTGTGACAGTTCTCTGGATCAGCATGTGTTGGTTCAAGGGGATTCCAGCACTACAATGCttgaatgtctctctctcactcctctcaacTATCctgtttcttctcctctttccccctttgtgtgcgtgtgtgagagagagagagtgtgtgtgtgagagagagagaggttaggcaAGCTGTAATACACTTGATGTAGCTCCTTAATTTTTTTGGTTTGGGTGGTGGGTGATGGTTAAGTGACTAGTTGGGGTTAGTGGGTAGTACAGTTAGGGCTATTGACTGGTAGGACTAAATAGAAAAGTTAACTTGGGTAGGACAACATACAGATCTTTTGGGGAAGATAGTGACAGGTTGGTTTGAAGTAGTTAGTAATGTGTTGGTTAAGAGACGTTAGTAACAAATTGGTTGTGTTGTTCTAGCTCTAGAACTTCCAGAATTGTTCAGGCTGCCTGGGTGTTGATGTTAGAAACTGTTGAGGGAGTGGGCGTTGGATGATGGATGGACCCAGAGGATGATGGGAAGGTGTCATGAGCAGCTACGGTTTTACAGCACGCTGGGAAATTAAGTCCTAGCCACAGAACCTCTCTGCCAGTTTATATTGTGATCAGATCTGATGCTCTGGGCTGTAGATTtatatacaaatacacacacacacatatatatatatatacacacagtgtatatatataaataatatatttttgtttttgtttatcttGCAAACTGATCAAGGTTGATTATCCTGTACAAACTACAAATTGTAATGTAATCTTTTTGTAATTTGTTTTCTATTTAgttttcctttttttggggggggagaaaaaaattATTGTAGATTATCTTTGTGCCTTGATAATGGCTGTACCTGTACATTGGgctggagtgtatgtgtgtgactgactgacttgcTTAGTTGCTGAATGAAAAACTGTCAGACatgttgactggctggctgacaggtGTGCTGTCCAGATGTCTGCTGAATGAAGCAGAGCAGGCTTGAAGGCGTGGCTCTCTGGAGGCGTGTCTCTTTATAAAGGGATGTGGCTCTCTTTAGGAGCATGGCTCTCAGGTTCTCAACATCATGGATCTGTATAATATGCAAACAAACAAGTTATGTTTAGAGAGCTACTAGCCTCCTTCATCTGTCTGAAGGCTAGTTAATCCATCGTTTTCTGAGGGCAGGGTTAACTATGTCTAGTAAACCCACCATTTTGGATTAATCAAAAATGTTATTCCTGACACTCAGCTTTAAACCTTAACGTGTCCAGTTGTCAGCCAGCGATGTTTTACAAGCGTAGGAGTATCTTTTTAGACTTAAGGTGTTTTTGAGATGtatacttgtgtgtatgtgtgcttcaaAGCATGCATGTAATGTTAACATATACACACGTACTCACGCATTGTATATGTACATTGTACATATGCATTTTATATTAATATACATGTACATATTCATTTATAAAAATCTACATATATTCTATAAATCTATATGTACAATTATACATAGTGATGTGTGTGCCTATGCGTATACATATTAATgaatgtttaagtgtgtgtgtttgcagacacATGCAGGCAGATTAGAGtgtttgtttcagtgtgtgagagtgtgtgcgtgtgtgtgtgtttgcagacacTTAGACATGGCTCTACAGAGGGAGCAGGACCCCTGTGCACTACTGCATTGTGGGATTGTGAGCACTGTTAGGTAGCCTGTTCTCAACTGCAGCTTTTCATGTGACAAACAGGAGAGATCAACTTTTGTGTCAGGCCTTTAAGGAAtacaaaaaactatttttattttaataaagAGGCACACCAGAAAAAAATCTGTGTTCATACTCAATTTGGGGGGAGACATCTTTTTTTTGCctgcttctttttctctctgtaaaacataaatatacacaTACAAAACTTCAATACATTAACTATGACCAGTTCTCCTTGGCATCACAGGGCCTTGTATTTGGCCAGTAGAGTGGTGGTGCTGGAGATGTGCACGGGACCCAGCAACGGCAAGTggatcagcagcagcagcagagtcaCCAGCAGGGCAGTGCCACAGTAGATCCCCAGCACACTGCTCTCCTCAGGCAGGAAGCACTTAGTCAGCTGGAACGCACTGGGGGAGAAGCTTCCCTGGAGGaaacggagagaaggagaagagaggttaaAACAATCACAATTTCTTGCAAAAGCTGTGACCACGTACATGCATTCTGGAAGAGAGGaagtcaggaggagagagaagtcaTGAAGAGTGAGAGACATGGAAGAagtcaggaagagaaagaagtcaagaagagagagaagtctggaaaagagagaaaaagggaagagagagaagtctGGAACATCTCTTTGCAGAGTGAGACAAGGATGAAGACAGGGTTTTTTCTATAGTTACCAGGATGAAGCTGGGGTTGTTTCGGTTTCTCCAGCTAAAGGAAGGAACGCTGATCTCAGGATAACTGTTGTCATGGACAACCTTGCAGGCACTGTGGGTGTGGCCACTGAGAATTAGGCGGGGCTGGAACCACCAGAGTAGCTGTTGATATGTAAGGAAATTAATCATTGTGCTCCTTGAATGAATACGATATTTattaatgaagatgttttcCATAAGGACACATTGTATGGGATTAGGGCCAGtatagaactgtgtgtgtgtgtgtctaagatcACTTTATTAGAAGCTTCCTGGGACAGCACGTCGTAGCGCTCCTCGAACAGCAGATGACGCTCTTCAGGTAAAGCTGCATCTGTCCCTTTGCACATAGCATCGCTGACGCGGTACAGGGGGTAGTGCTGTGAAGTATGACACACTGAAATAGTGCTAAAACTACATACATACAGCCGAACATACACACAACTGTGGTGTGTATCACCTGTAGGATGATGGGTGCTGTTGCAGGGAAGAGCTGCACATCCTGACAGTGACGCCTCATCCTGGTGTGGAGTGGCTGGGGAGATAGAGTACTAGTTAATATAGTCATAGCTATTACAGTAGCAGGTTAGACTAAATAGAGAAAGTACCTATACAGGTTTAGGCCAAAATATACTTCACGCTTACAAGCTTATTACTTGTACACATACTCAGAATGACTACACACGCATCCAGCTTTTGTTTGGTGCGTAGCCTACTTTGTGCATGTCTCCCTGGCCTAAATGTACACATATACAAGGTGCAGTATACCAAAGATCCTCTGACGTGCTGAGATAAATACAGGAAATAGTGAAGAAGTAGTAGTACACAACGGCGGTAAGAGCAAATATGTGAGCTATTAGACATACATTTAAGATACCTCCTATGTCGCCATGGCTATTGCTGTTGTACAAAATCGGAATAAGTTTGCAATGTATTTAGTCACAATATGTTTTGTCGCTGACCTGCCTCCTAGTGGACATAGATGTAAAACATCCAAGTTGACAAtgagtgtggtggtggagtATGTGAACAATGCCGCCATGCGTAGCTTTCGCGTATGTACATACGTACACGTACGAAACTGGAGTATACTGAGGCTTTTAGACTAACTACAGGAAGTACCAGTACAAGTTAGGCTAATTAGAGGAAGTACCAGTACAGGTTACACCAATTAGAGGAAGTACCAGTGGGGGTCTGAGGTCTGACCATACTAATTAATCTGCCCCTTAAAGGAAACATTTGCAGTATTATTTAAAAATCAATTTAGTAGTttagggttagtgttagtgtctttctttaaaccataggggaattcattttggttgtttggccaatatttaaccccctacagttTTGGTGACCCCGACTACGTGATATGTTTCGAGCAATTCAGTTACAGTTTGGTATACCGGCGTTTCAAACCATGGTGCGGTGAGTAAGCATTTACAAATGTACATTAATTGTGTTCCGCCTGGTTCTGTTGGTAGAAGCCTATTACTAGTTTCTGATATTAGATCCtgcataaaaagaacaaaaaatggAATGGGAAACTGAAGTTAACAAATTACTTAACCTATGGGAAGAAGTTAGGTCGAACGTTATCTGAATTGAGCAAGAAAGACAAGAACGGTCTTAAAACTGATTTTACGCTAGCTGAAATAATTGAACATTGGCAAACTGTAGCAGTCCATAAAAAGAaagcagaaaagaaaaaaacattgaagATTAGTGTACATTTAATTGGCAAATGTCTTCTCAACTCTGTCCTCAAAGCAGCGACCCCTTTTTGTGCCACAAGGCAACACACCGCTAACAACAGCAGTGAAGAGACCAGCCATGCTGGCTCACATTCTACTACTGAGTgttcagacacagacagtggaATTGGTGCGCAAATTCCCAAACCGCGTTCAACAAAGAACCATCGTGCTTCTGATCCGCCACGCATTGCTGCCATAAAAATGGCGACAGAGGTCAAACCCAAGCCCCAGCAGCCCCCTCATATACAGTGTAACTTCTGTAAAAGACAAGGACATACCGAAATGCGATGTTGAGATCTTGGTAGAAATATGCCTATTCCACCCACACGCTTGTTTTATGCTAAAAACAAAGTTAGATTTTGTCGTGCTTGTCTAAGAAGTGGTCACACAGAGTCCAAATGTTGGGATTTGGGAAAGGGTAGGCCTCCCCCATTTTTCATGCAGCATAAACTGAGCCTTTATCAAGACAAACAAACCTTAAACTTTTTAACGTGATTACATGCAATTCCAActatcttttacatttacttaaTTCAGGTCCAAATTGTGATATTGCTTCTTTCCTACTGTATTACCCCTGTGTTTAGTCTTTGTTGTAGTTCAAAGATTCGTTGGGGACAGTTTATTTGTTGCTGCTCCAGTTCCTTTAGCTGCATATGCATAGTGCATATGGTTTGTCCATCCATGAGTTCCTATGTTGGTTTGTGTGGATGAGTATTGGGTATTGTGGATCAGTATGTacctttgtgtgttttatagagTTGGTGGTAAATGTTCTATGTTTTAGCTAAACTCACAATGGTTCCTGACCTGTAAATGTAGATTGGTATAACTTGTATTTAATTTTATTATTGCTGTGTAatttatgttttgtttattttggaccCAAGAacactgttttgtttttgtttccaaGAGGGAggattgtaaggctgggtgtcaaacctgcccccacctctcatatgctaaagtatggagtttctggacggtctcaacttgatggccctcacaccccattcaagatttggtctgattggttggtcttgtgtataaagggaattgtaatacattgttctgtggattcttcatctcctgagaccttctacctcagttctcccttgtcctactgtcctactccttgctcacctcttgctttctctctgatttacaatgatcatggtagagtaggtaagatttaaagctttcatattgtaacatgtttgccttgtaattgatttcattcatttgcaatgttattaaatgcgtatttcatttaaccgtactttgaccattcttgctctgatttaacccatagagtcaaatacctggaattctattggtattggcatgatttggttcatgctaatacactgttcagtttcccatcttcctttaaaccataggggaattcgttttggttgtttggacaatatttaaccccctacagggtcttgttcacgagtgagggaagaatggagcgcgagattgacaggcggatcggtgcggcgtccgcagtgattcGGGCTTTGCATCGGTCCgtcgaagctctctatttaccagtcgatctacgttcctacactcacctatggtcacaaactgtgggtagtgaccgaaagaacgagatcgtgaatacaagcggccgaaatgagctgtctccgcagggtgtccgggctctccct
Above is a genomic segment from Osmerus mordax isolate fOsmMor3 chromosome 15, fOsmMor3.pri, whole genome shotgun sequence containing:
- the LOC136957529 gene encoding guanine nucleotide-binding protein G(olf) subunit alpha-like, with the protein product MGCLGNSKTEDQRIDEKAQREANKKIEKQLQKERQAYKATHRLLLLGAGESGKSTVVKQMRILHVNGFNSEEKKQKILDIRKNVKDAIVTIVSAMSTLIPPVPLGNPANQFRIDYIKSIAPLSDFDYTEEFFQHAKQLWEDEGVKACFERSNEYQLIDCAQFFLERIDSVGHNDYTPTDQDLLRCRVLTSGIFETRFQVDKVNFHMFDVGGQRDERRKWIQCFNDVTAIIFVAASSSYNMVIREDNSTNRLRESLDLFKSIWNNRFLRTISIILFLNKQDMLADKILAGKSKLEDYFPEYTSYTLPADAVPDAGEDPKVTRAKFFIRDEFLRISTASGDGKHYCYPHFTCAVDTENIRRVFNDCRDIIQRMHLRQYELL